The genomic region TTGCGGTTAATGTGTTTACATTTATTCCTAGACAGAAAGTGATTGGAGATTTTGAAACAGTAGTTTACCCAATTTTCCCAGTTAGAATTTCAGAGAGAATTTTATCAGAAGACAAGTACATCAATCTTTTACACTACAAAGAAAATGACAACATGATTGACGAGTGTGAAAAAATAGAAGACATCCAAGACAATGCTAACTACCATTACACATGGATTAAAAATTTCTCAAGGCTTGTAtctacatctcattcaaaacaaaaagcagcagtcaaagtatgcttcagatgtatgaaagttatttcagcatcaacGAGCGAACTCCTTGATAAAATGTATCATGAACATCTTGAGAACTGTGTACAGTTTGAATGTGTCAAAGTGAGTATGCCTTCAGATGAAAATAACATCTTACTATTCACTAACTTAAAAGCACAGCAAAAACATCCAGTTGTAATCATCGCTGACTTTGAATCATCTTTGAAGACTATCGACaaacaattaggtgaaaaaacagttcaaaacCAACAGCATATTCCAAACAGCTATGcgatttatattcagtatgatCAGTCACAAATAGCGAGGAAAAATAAGATGTTTACCTATATTCAGCAGgcagaagatgaagacattggtGAACACTTTGCCAATACAGTAACTTCTATCTGTTCACAGATTGGGAAAAAATTTCTTCTCAACCCTAAGCCAATGGATGCTTTGACTCACGAGCAGCAAACTAGTTACAATTATGCTAGAAACTGTTATCTCTGTGACAAAATGTTcacagaaaaatatttcaaagtccgtgatcacaatcatttcacaggcaaatacagaggagcagctTGTAATAATTGTAACCTTCAATTTCAAACTCCAAAGTTCATACCTGtgtattttcacaatttgtcagGCTATGATgcacatctgtttgtgaaaaatttaaaagggaGACTGAATGTCATCGCCTCAAACTCTGAAAATTATATATCTTTCAGCAAGGTTTTACCTATCAATGATGATGaacaaattgaaataagattccTTGACTCTTACAGGTTAATGCAGTCTTCACTAGCAAATCTAGCTAAGAATTTgcctaatcagcaaatgaaaaatttagCTAAAAAATTTAATGGTGAACACTTTGACCTCGTAACAAGAAAAGGTGTCTATCCGTATGAATGGGTAGACTCCTACGAAAAATTTCAGAGTCAACAGTTACCATCCATTGAAGAATTTTATTCCACCTTTAACAGCACCAAAATTTCACAAGAGGAGTACCTACACGCTCAACATGTGTGGGATAGGTTCAACTGTCAAACCTTTGAAGACTATCACAAAATTTATCTTGAGACAGATGTTCTACTCCTAGCtgacattattgaaaattttagACAGACCTGCATGGACATCTATAATTTAGATCCCGCATTCTTCTACACATCACCAGGTTTGTCATGGCAAGCGATGCTAAAAATGACAAAAGTTAAAATCGAACTCCTCACAGATgtggacatgtacaacttcttcgAACTAGGTATTCGTGGTGGAATAtgtcaagcaagtcacagatatggcaaagcaaataatccatatttagaaaattttgactcaGAAAAACCTACAAGTTACATCACCTATGTTGATGCGAATAACTTGTACGGTGTCGCGATGGGTCAAGATTTACCAGTGAGAAAGTTTAAATGGATGAAGGACTTTTCCAAGTGGCGACAAATTCCATGCACACTTGAAGTGGATTTAGAATATCCTAAGCATTTACACAATTTGCACAATGACTATCCTCTTGCTCCTGAGCACAAGAATGACAAGCTCATTCCTAACCTGCAAGACAAGAAAAACTACATTGTGCATCACAAggccttgaagttctatttgagtCAAGGTCTCAAATTGAAAAAGATTCACAGAGGTATTTCATACGAAGAGTCTAACTTCTTGAAAGAATACATTGACTTAAACACAAGTCAACGTGCAAATGCCAAAAATGACTTCGAaaaggacttcttcaaattgatgaataaTGCGATATTTGGCAAAACTATGGAGTCCGTCAGACGTAGAAAAGACATTACCTTAGCCACAACTGTCAATCAGCTTCGAAATTTAGTCAATTCGAACAACTATAGAAGTCACAAAATCTTCTGCAAAGATCTAGTCATGGTAGAACGACAAAAAGCAGAAGTCTATCTCAATAAGCCAATATTTATGGGACAGGCCATTTTAGACCTCTCTAAAGAGCATATGTATGACTTCCATTACagtcatatgatgaaaaagtatggtgACAAAGCACAACTGCTTTACACTGATACAGATTCACTAGTCTATAACATTCAGACTGATGATATctacaaagacatgcagaaagatGCTCACTTGTATGACTTCTCTAATTTTCCTAAAGACCATGCACTGTTTTCAGAAGCGAATAAAAAAGTCATTGGCAAATTTAAAGACGAAGAAGCTGGTCATGTCATCACTGAATTCATCGCACTCAGATCAAAACTATACAGTTATACAACTGACAAAGACGACGAAGTCAAAAAATGTAAAGGAATTAAGAAGAACGTAGTCAAAAATGAGATTTCCTTTGAAGATTACAAACAAGTGTTGTTggaaaaaattccaattgaaaaaAGCATGAATGTCTTTAGAAGTCGAAATCATCAACTTTACACAGAAAAAGTGAGCAAAGTAGCTTTAGATGCAATGGATACAAAAAGACAAATTTTAGAAGATGGCATAAGTACTTTAGCTTTAGGACATTACGACATTGTAAATAAATGAAACAAGGGCTACCAAATTGGTAGCcctgattaaaaaaataaataaaaatatagaaataaaaataataataaatggAAACACACAATGCATTTCCACCCTATCTTAAATTTAATCCAGATGCAAATTATCCTGTCACttacaagaataattctttaaccaAAGATCCTTTCATCCATCAAAAAATTCATGTAACACCAAATCaaagtttttatttcaatacaattgatattttcctAAATAAAGTGAATCCACGAAAATTTACCACTTATTCTCAAGTTCAAGATTATATTAAAAATGCAACCatggataactgggaaaaccaatttaaatttgcattatACTGTGCTTcatcaggttcaggtgtaagctggcataatcatattaatcatgctgaCCCCTTAGTACAGagtatttttagattccatgtctattttaccatcagaaagatattacaccagcttaaaattcctttaccaggaaatcctgactttaatccatcaaaaaatccttacaataaacaagcctatgaaaatttgaaacttgaatttggctccgttgacttcaactattttcacaaagggaaaatacaagcgctagacattgtcatggacaatggcaactattatttgaatgatcctagtaagtttccgtttaatgcagataaaaaaggatatgtctatgcagaccatcatagactttatattgataatttatcgttcatttactcagacgattggacaaattttatcaccttagacagtcaaggattgactaaagcaggcatgagtagaatcaatgaatcgattcgaacttatgtttattgtattctaggttcacaaaccatgattcgTCAGGATATTCTTGGTTCATTGGACACGCAAAAGcaatttggaattttagtggaagatgcgattcaaggtcaaacattagtcgattccatcaaaacatttcagtcagcgagcgtactcattcactcaaaacaagcgcttgcatatgctttagaaaaagcaggttcacgattagattttgctgtaggcttaggattacaacttgttccaAGTCATATGCGCTTGCATATTGGTACAATTGAAGGatataataactctctgttaaccgctacagaaaatacaacttttggcatcaattcacatatcaatgtcagaaaaaaaagGACTGCATCAGCGATGCAACCTATTTTAGAGAAACCTGAAATAGCAAGTAAAAAATCTTTAGACAAGCGACGTGAGTCAGAGCACAGCCACGAGCGTCAGCGAGAGTCACATTTACCTTTTACAATGGGATTAATTTttgtaggtcttttagttcaaactattctCTAAAATAAACAGACCATGAACGGCGTGAACACCCGCGAACGAAGTGAGAGTGTGCAAGAAGCATatgcaagttacaaatatccttctgctttaaaattttataaaatcatgaaaaagaaggatcctagtataaaatttgatgacattgatcaatttgtaaaatctgagaaaagctatcagcttcacaaaaagcagtccaataaaatccaaggtcacattattgcttatcgtgaaaatgctctttggttcatggatttgttggacatgagtaattactcaaggcaaaataaaggttacaaatggattttacttgctattgatacatttacaagaaaagcttatgctgaagctttaaaaaataagacaaaatttgaagtgaaaaatggctttgaaaaaatttataatgatactggaagtattacacttattattacagattcaggcaatgaatttttaaacaaaccactacaagatttattcaaagaattgaaaattagacatggaacagtggatattggtgatcatcatgcattaggcttaattgatagactatctagaactattaaagaaatggtcttcaaagatttcacagagaaaaatacagtcaaatgggttgatacattgcaagattacattagagcatacaatgaaagacctcattctggcattttagactatagtccaaatgaagctaaccttcatgctactgaattagttgaattaaatgtagaaaaatctatgcccgttgtacacaagtttaacattggagaattagttagaaaaaaattgaagagacctatatttacaaagggttacaaacagatttggagcaatagaacttacactatcaaaaatattgaaggtgttcatgcTATCTTAAATAGCGCAgaaagagttagacttgatgctttgcagcaagtgacacaagtgctagctacaattgatgaagaagctgaTTCTTCAGAGGTTGATCGCgttgaaaaagaagctaaaattgagtcaacaattaaacacaaagaaggcttagattctaaaaatattattgactcacggttgagaaagaagtaagatatttataatgtaaaatcacACGTCATGAACAACGTGAatgtattataaacatgttactcgCTACTCACTAAGCTCGTAAGCTTAAGCTCGTAAGCTTACTCAATTTGCAACGAAGgaagttctttcatttcttttggtacatttttccatcttctacgggtgaacatatagtctaaataagttccaacgATAGTCCACCATCTTTCTAATTTGGTGAAACTgtcattcactgatatctcaagttgatccactttagtaTTGACTTTAGTCGCTGTTATAACGTCAGGATTTAACtgactgttttttatttttcgaaTGTCCTCTTTTAGTTCCTCAATAGCTGCTGGGTAAAAGTATTTAATCCCACACATGTTGAccattttattttataaaaattttcttcttgttcaatgtgccaaaaatggcacattgatttttttttttttaaattttactataaataaatggacacatcatttggtaaatatcttgatccttatagatcaaacaaaatagccaaggggctcaaagctaaaagaaattatgaagtcattacccataatcctaattctgtgaatcctggagaaacactttatgtgaaaattcctcagcttgaaaaaggacaagtgattgttcctaaaagtttgaaacttacatttaaactttctacctcatcaaaagcaagtaatgcagccaatgctgcagcagctggatttgtggcgaatgtaggtcgaaatattgttgaaagaattactactaaattcggtggaaaaacaatgagtgaagtggaaaaatcttacatctataatacattcaaggatttttggttgacagaaaaacaaaggaaaaatcgtgttcagcaaggtattgacaaggagcaacgaaaagatgctattaaaacagcatttggtgacagatattgtattcctattgagtcagaaatatttgatgatcatctacctttttacccatcagctattttagaatccattgaatataacatcaaattcaatgacgcaaaatatgttgtgacagaaactgcaacgtcaaaaacatatgctgtgaaagatattcaacttgagtatgaaacagtcttttccacagaacttagtgaggaaatcgaagcaatatatgctgatactagatttagatatgaagacgtgcatcttttgagaacagattcaattggaaagaataaacgaatgaatatcaatgtagatgtcaatcgcgcttctacaaagggtattctgatatttttccagaaaaattacgctgagtatgatgccgaaaatacaagttttcaaaatccagacatcactaatgtgaccattacttcagaaggaatttctcactgtatatacaagtcaggaatgaacgcctataatcaatttgatgaagtaaaacgactttatatgtcagaagatcttaagcaaactgaagactgcatgatggatgttgagaaattctatgaaaatcataaatatgctctgtggattgatctgagaagtacagaggacaactatttacatggatctggaactgccatgagcaatattaaacatgttttacaacttgaacttaccagaagtactgaaacagaatatgacatgctagtctatattgtagctgatggattagtagggcttgagaataaacgagtaaagggcattgtacactaaccacaaaaatacttTGCATGTGTCGgttgtcaaatttgaagaccgagtatattcttcaaaatgttaaaaataaacaggtatgaacaatgaattttattgtgatccacctttcaatatgttaattgttggaatgactgattgtggcaagacctactttatactggatttacttgaaaaagaatttcgtaaaaaatttgatgacattgtgatattttgtccaaccATTGACATGAACaaaacttaccaagatagagcatggattacacaagataaaaatatacacatttatcctccaaaattagtacttacagatttaaatatatgcttagaag from Lineus longissimus chromosome 19, tnLinLong1.2, whole genome shotgun sequence harbors:
- the LOC135503432 gene encoding uncharacterized protein LOC135503432, which codes for MERPSSNKNKNLQDLLSTDELKILAYRNKVKNYGSLSREKLLEKLQHITNSFNDVEVKIEKNISQLSQIEKRVLAQRLGLNPRKYKKEQLENIIEEKIQKENLSNIKPKPVKPKISIRKPLLEKVKALGHKNYQNLNIEKLKELLTKEPVKRLLKSDLFKQAKEIGIDVKESMKKSLIKDLIEKHSELKTFKKVNSAFRGYVNHFQMEGLPKMGVEPYLEKIEPILQDKIKAETQHNSLKISIVLYISMQRKNEVQEFQLRTRYTVLFGQELDYPKLIEDMLKDLKNLVQKGSGWKLIEVIKIELHTINYTPLSGSSYIPLPDKIQNKKAVINVQNSDQKCFRYSVEAYILNLEKNTERVSNYNKPEFDHMFKDLEYPVTLKDIDKFEKNNPDIAVNVFTFIPRQKVIGDFETVVYPIFPVRISERILSEDKYINLLHYKENDNMIDECEKIEDIQDNANYHYTWIKNFSRLVSTSHSKQKAAVKVCFRCMKVISASTSELLDKMYHEHLENCVQFECVKVSMPSDENNILLFTNLKAQQKHPVVIIADFESSLKTIDKQLGEKTVQNQQHIPNSYAIYIQYDQSQIARKNKMFTYIQQAEDEDIGEHFANTVTSICSQIGKKFLLNPKPMDALTHEQQTSYNYARNCYLCDKMFTEKYFKVRDHNHFTGKYRGAACNNCNLQFQTPKFIPVYFHNLSGYDAHLFVKNLKGRLNVIASNSENYISFSKVLPINDDEQIEIRFLDSYRLMQSSLANLAKNLPNQQMKNLAKKFNGEHFDLVTRKGVYPYEWVDSYEKFQSQQLPSIEEFYSTFNSTKISQEEYLHAQHVWDRFNCQTFEDYHKIYLETDVLLLADIIENFRQTCMDIYNLDPAFFYTSPGLSWQAMLKMTKVKIELLTDVDMYNFFELGIRGGICQASHRYGKANNPYLENFDSEKPTSYITYVDANNLYGVAMGQDLPVRKFKWMKDFSKWRQIPCTLEVDLEYPKHLHNLHNDYPLAPEHKNDKLIPNLQDKKNYIVHHKALKFYLSQGLKLKKIHRGISYEESNFLKEYIDLNTSQRANAKNDFEKDFFKLMNNAIFGKTMESVRRRKDITLATTVNQLRNLVNSNNYRSHKIFCKDLVMVERQKAEVYLNKPIFMGQAILDLSKEHMYDFHYSHMMKKYGDKAQLLYTDTDSLVYNIQTDDIYKDMQKDAHLYDFSNFPKDHALFSEANKKVIGKFKDEEAGHVITEFIALRSKLYSYTTDKDDEVKKCKGIKKNVVKNEISFEDYKQVLLEKIPIEKSMNVFRSRNHQLYTEKVSKVALDAMDTKRQILEDGISTLALGHYDIVNK